The nucleotide sequence AAACTCATAAATAAGGACGGGGAGAGATTTATGAGCAAATATGCTCCTGAAAAAATGGAACTTGCAACCCGTGATGTTGTAGCACGTTCAATCTATAGAGAAATTATAGAAGGAAGAGGAACCGAAAACGGAGGAGTATACCTTGATATTTCCCATTTAGATGACGATTACATTGATGAAAAACTTGAAACAATGGTTTTGCAGTTTGAAAACGTCGGTGTAGACATCAAACATGGCCCGATTGAGGTTGCACCTACAGCGCATCACTTTATGGGCGGTTTAAAAATAAATACTGACGGATCAACTACCCTCAAAAATCTTTTCGGAGCCGGAGAAGTCTGCGGAGGAGTCCATGGTGCAAACCGTTTAGGTGGAAATGCACTGGCTGATACACAGGTATTCGGAAAAATATCCGGAGTAAGCGCATCTGAAGCTGCCAAAAACACAGAACTTAAAACAAACGACGAACAGGTAAAAATGGAAGCTTCAAGAATTGAAGGACTTATTAAAGAAGGCTCTGTTAAACCTAAAGAATTCAAAAACAGAATCAAGCAACTGATGTGGGAAAAAGTATCAATTGTGCGTGACGAAAAAACCCTGAATGAAGCACTGAAAGAACTTCTTGAAATGAAAAAAGAGCTTGATGATTTGAATGTCAGCAATATAAAACAATACAATACAGAATTAGTGACTGCTCTTGAAGTTATAAATATGGTTGAAATCTGTATTTTAACAGTTAAATCTGCAATATTGCGCAGAGAAAGCAGAGGAGCACATTACAGGTCAGATTATCCTGAAACTAATGATGAATGGAAAAAAAGTATTGTTGTAAATGAAAAAGAAATAAAATTTGAAGCTAGATAGCTTCTTTTAAATTTTTAATAGCTTCGCGAGCCTTTTCATAGATTTCCTGTTCATCAAGAACAGTCAATTTTTTATTTTCCATCAATATTTTACCGTTACAGATAGTGGTATCCACATTGGAACCGTTAGCTGAATAGATAACGTTGGATGTTAAAGTGGTACTGTCCGGAACCATATTGGCAGAATTTTTATCTATTAAAATAATATCCGCTTTTTTACCGACTTCAATAGAACCTATCTCATCACTTAAGCCTAAAGCTTCAGCACCATTAATGGTACCCATTGCCAGAGCTTCATGTGAATTCAATACATTAGGATCAAGGGTTGAAACTTTCTGAAGCAGACTTGCGGTCTTTAACTCTTCAATCAAATCAAGATTGTTGTTTGAAGAAGCTCCGTCTGTACCTATTGAAACGCAAACATCTTTTTCAAGCAATTTGGAAATTGGTGCGATTCCTGAAGCCAGTTTCATGTTACTGCATGGATTGTGAGAAACTTTAACATTATTTTTCTTAATAATATCAATTTCTTCATCACTTAACCATACACAATGAGCAGCAAGAACGTCAGGACCTAAAAATCCTATCTTATCCAAGTATTCAAAAGGCCTTAATCCTTTTTCTTCAGATATGTCATTGATTTCTTTTTGGGTTTCGGAAACATGTATATGAATACCCATATTGTATTCATCAGCTAACTGGCGAACCTTAATCAGCAATTCTTCAGAAGCTGTATATGGTGAATGAGGACCGAAAAATACTTTAATTCTTCCGTCAGCCATTCCATTGCAATTTTTGAATAAATCCAGGTTTTCTTTGATTTCAGCTTCTCTTCTTTCCGCATCGCCAAAATCAATCATCCCATATGATAAAACAGCTCTGATACCTGCTTCATCAACAGCACGTGCAACGTCTTCCATGTAAAAATACATGTCGGAAAATGTTGTTGTTCCGGATTTGATGAGTTCAACAGCTCCCAAAAGAGCACCTATATAACAATAATCTCCATTAAGGTTAGCTTCCATTGGCCAGATATGATCATTCAACCAGCTGTCTAAACTTAAATCATCAGCTAACCCTCTAAATAAAGTCATGGATAAATGAGTATGAGTGTTAACAAGTCCTGGAAGCAATATTTTTCCAGAAGCATCAATGATTTTATCAACATTACTTTCATCTATTTCATCAGAAATTTCAGCAATCAAATCATTTTTGATTAAAAGAGATTGTTTTTTTTCTTCAAAATTATTAGGATTTAAAATTAATGCATTTTTAATTAAAATAGTATTATCTGTCATAGCAACACCTAAAAAAATAAAAAAAATAGTTAAAAACTTATTTATAAGTTTTTAATAGCTAATTTAATATCATCAGCTTTTACAGTTTTACGTTTTGCGATTTTAGCAACTTGATTAGCTTCTTTAGCAACGTCACGAGCAACTTCTTCTAAGTATGCAGCTAATTCTTCTTTTGCATCTTCGCTTACTCTTTCTGCACCAGATTCTTTAATGATTCTAGCAATAGGAGCTTTTGGTATTTCAGACATGTTTTTCACCTCACTCTAATTTAATGAAAAACTTATTATTAACAGAATTAATAATAAGCTAAATAAGATATTACATAACTTAATATTTAAATATTTTGCAAAATTATTGATTAAATCAAAAAATAATCTATCACATGATAAAGTATTAAATAATAAGATTTAAAATATATTATAAGATAAAAATATTGAGAAGATATGATGAAAATTAAAATTGCTGTTCCATCCAAGGGAAGAATAAGTGAACCATCCATAAACATTTTAGAAAAAGCAGGATTAGGATTAATTGATAAAAATAACCGTAAATTAATTTCAAAAACATTTAATGAAAATATAGAAGTAA is from uncultured Methanobrevibacter sp. and encodes:
- the tfrA gene encoding fumarate reductase (CoM/CoB) subunit TfrA — protein: MEIKTISTDVLIIGSGGAGSRAAIEVDDAGLKAIIVSKGLSFRSGCTGMAEGGYNAVFKTVDKDDSIEAHKHDTLKGGSFLNDEKLVNILVNESPKRLIDLENYGALFDRQESGQIDQRPFGGQTYRRTCYQGDRTGAELLNALKEEIIRRDIECIEEVMITSLVCDNDQVIGATGLDLKDSSLIYFKAKSVILASGGAGQLFPVTSNTSQKNGDGFAIAYKAGADLVDMEQIQFHPTGMVTPESKKGILVTEAVRAEGGKLINKDGERFMSKYAPEKMELATRDVVARSIYREIIEGRGTENGGVYLDISHLDDDYIDEKLETMVLQFENVGVDIKHGPIEVAPTAHHFMGGLKINTDGSTTLKNLFGAGEVCGGVHGANRLGGNALADTQVFGKISGVSASEAAKNTELKTNDEQVKMEASRIEGLIKEGSVKPKEFKNRIKQLMWEKVSIVRDEKTLNEALKELLEMKKELDDLNVSNIKQYNTELVTALEVINMVEICILTVKSAILRRESRGAHYRSDYPETNDEWKKSIVVNEKEIKFEAR
- a CDS encoding amidohydrolase family protein, with the translated sequence MTDNTILIKNALILNPNNFEEKKQSLLIKNDLIAEISDEIDESNVDKIIDASGKILLPGLVNTHTHLSMTLFRGLADDLSLDSWLNDHIWPMEANLNGDYCYIGALLGAVELIKSGTTTFSDMYFYMEDVARAVDEAGIRAVLSYGMIDFGDAERREAEIKENLDLFKNCNGMADGRIKVFFGPHSPYTASEELLIKVRQLADEYNMGIHIHVSETQKEINDISEEKGLRPFEYLDKIGFLGPDVLAAHCVWLSDEEIDIIKKNNVKVSHNPCSNMKLASGIAPISKLLEKDVCVSIGTDGASSNNNLDLIEELKTASLLQKVSTLDPNVLNSHEALAMGTINGAEALGLSDEIGSIEVGKKADIILIDKNSANMVPDSTTLTSNVIYSANGSNVDTTICNGKILMENKKLTVLDEQEIYEKAREAIKNLKEAI
- a CDS encoding histone family protein; the protein is MSEIPKAPIARIIKESGAERVSEDAKEELAAYLEEVARDVAKEANQVAKIAKRKTVKADDIKLAIKNL